GGATAGCAATGAGTACAGTTTGAATATTTAACTGTTTGATTACCGGCTCCAGATCACTGCAAGTCCCCAAGACCCGCACCCCACGGATCTCCCGACCAAGTCTCTGCACATCATCATCCAAAAAACCCAACGGCTGAAAAATTTCCGAGGTGAGCAAGTCTCGAGCCAATGAATCACCAGCTCTTCCGGCGCCAATGATCAAGGCCCGTTTTCCATTCTTTCGGGCTAAATTGAAATGGTGATCCTTCAAATATCGATAAAAAATACGAGAACTAGACAATAATAAAATAAGCAAAATTGGAGACAAGACAACAACCGTTCGGGGTACAACTCTCACCTGCAAAAAAACCACGACAACCAAAGCACAAAGTGCAGTGCCAACAACAACAGACTTAATAATCCGTATCAGATCGGGAATAGAGGCAAACCGCCAAATCCCTCGATAAAAACCAAAAACCCAAAAAAGCGCCGCCTGCACAGGCATGGCAACTAAAAGCATCACCTTCGCTCCATCCAAATACTGTGGCGGTACATCGCCCAGGTTAAAGCGCAACCAATAGGCCAGGATCAAAGCCAGGGGAATGCACAGTAAATCATGGGCAAACGCGCCCCAGCGGCTTAAAAAAAGTTTAGCAACTCCATATTTCATTATAAAATTTGGCATTTTCTAGTATCAAGTATTTGAAGATATTCTCTAATACAGCAACCCCCGACATGTATCAAGCCCACGATATATCGCTTGAGAACTATCCGGCCTACGTAAACTTTTGGCACTGTGCTACTCCTCTCTTGTGAGTTAGACACTAATCCATAATGTATTCCCTATACAACAAACAGCTAGCTACTTGCAACAACTCAGTAAATTAGACTCTAAAAGGATGAAACCCACTCCTAATTCAAGATACCCATTCAATGCGTGACCCCATCACTTTTAATCACTTTCAGAAATGTAAGAAAGATAATCCGGAGATCCATGGCAAAAGAGCGGTGATTTAGGTAGTACACATCAAACTCCACCTTGACCGGAATAGGAAGTTCGTCCCGGCCATTGATCTGCGCCCAACCGGTAAGCCCAGGGAGCAAAACATGGACCCCATTTTCAGTCCGCAGGGAGATCAAATCTTCCTGATTAAAAAGGGCCGGACGTGGACCAACAATACTCATATCCCCCTTCAGGATACTAAGAAGTTGGGGGAGCTCATCAAGGCTTGACTTGCGCAGGAACTTTCCGATGGAGGTAAGAAACCGGTCTGGGTCGCCAAGAAGATGAGTCGCCACCGCCGGGGTGTTAATGCGCATAGTTCGGAATTTGGGCATTTTAAAAATAGTATTATTCTTTCCAACCCTATCGGACCAGTACAACACCGGACCCTCGGAGCTAATCCTCACCAACACTGCCACGATCAGCATGGGTATGCCCAAAACAACCAGCGCCGCCAATGACATAATAAAATCAAAAAAAATCTTCACTGCAGATTGGCCATTTAAGGAATTAAACTATTAGGACTATCCTAGCAATAAAAATTGTTAAGGATAACCTTATGGGAAATATAAACTTAACAAGACCAAACAAGAGCGATAATCGGCATAACTCAGCGGCAGCAACTGAAGGCTTTGGCTAAAAAGCCCGATCCACGGTGAGTTGACCGATCTTGGTGCAAGTCCTTGATCTGAAACTCATCAGTCTTTTTACTGCGCTCGTTTGAACTCGAAAAGGCTGCTGCCATGTTTTTGACAGCCTATTGACTTCAGAATCGCCTCAAGAGCGACCTTAGCTTTGAACTCGGGGAAGAAATGGCGCTTGCGCTTGATGCTGTTCATGAATGTATTTCCTTCGTCAGTGTATGGCTGTCTACCTTACTACACTGTTCGAATTTTGAGGACCACCTCTTCAACCGGCTTCATCTCGACGCATGCCTAAACTTTGGGTGCAAACCAAAAACCGATACCGATATGCAACTATAAAAGATAAAATCAAGGAGATTATAGCAATTCCACTTCCCCACCAAAACGGCATATAAACAAATCGCATAACAATTTCATGCTTACCTGGCGGCACAGAAACGGCACGCATTGAACCATACGCTTTAATTACAGGAGATTTCTCACCATCAACCCACGCATACCAATTTTGATGATAAATTTCAGGG
Above is a window of Desulfobulbaceae bacterium DNA encoding:
- a CDS encoding sugar transferase, which gives rise to MKIFFDFIMSLAALVVLGIPMLIVAVLVRISSEGPVLYWSDRVGKNNTIFKMPKFRTMRINTPAVATHLLGDPDRFLTSIGKFLRKSSLDELPQLLSILKGDMSIVGPRPALFNQEDLISLRTENGVHVLLPGLTGWAQINGRDELPIPVKVEFDVYYLNHRSFAMDLRIIFLTFLKVIKSDGVTH